The genomic interval TATTATGTAAAGCCGTACTATTCATATCAGCAAATGCATACAAGTAAGCCGAATGATGAAACAGTGGACTTGGTTTATGTGCATGCATTTGAATTAGGAACAACACATCTAAGGAAAGGCGCTCACTAAGCTAAGTCCAaacgtattatccatgagtcgtattcaatgcaaatgcagggaaatgaagatgaaacaatcgactcgattcatttAGGGAGGGACTTTTAGTCCTCCACCTCATGGGGCCTTAGCGACAGGAGAATTtactaattttttttgttttgttctagaattgtgtttttttttttttttgttcttgggGGATCTGTTCCGATGGCATGTCTATTCGTCCTTCTTCATATATCTAAGATTCATATATCTAATTAGCCGACCCAGACACCCTACATGGCAATCGTACTCTAAGCGGCCAATCAGAATCACCTTCTATCACTCAGAACGTTGTGCAGCGGGTTTTCACTCACAATGTTCTTGACTCGCGTTTCCATGCCTCGTCCCATGTAAACGATTTCATGTTTTTCATAAGCGTCTGTTTTTCATATTCGTCTGTTTTAGAGTTTCCATATTCATACACACCCCCGCCTGACCTTGAGTCTGACACAGGCATCCCACGCCACCTCGTTATTGAGTGCTTTCAAAGGATTTCCGCAAGTCATCAATAGTAAATTCGTGGACATCACGCGAGGACTCCACGCGCGCGCAAGAATGCGGCGTTGAACACTAAAGCCCAGATCGTATTATTATCAGCTTGTGTTACTGACTGCTTTCACTACTGAGGCAGCCTCGCAGCACGCAAGATGAGCTATGCAAGGTCTATAAACGTGCGGAAAAAACAACCGCACGAGATGTATGGCGATGCGCTCGAGTCGGACGAGATACAAATGATGAGCGAGAGGACAGCTGCTTCTAAGAAAGTGAGTTTACTAGATGAAAACGTGTGTGATTTCAACTAAAGGATAAATATTTTCGTGAGTTACCCTCTTTATTCCCTTGAATGTGTTTGTATAAATGGAGATTAATTTTGTGATCCTGCTTATGAATTTAGCgttgtttttgttgatgtTTTGCTTTTTAGGGCATTCTATTGCAAGATATAGACGAAGGCAAACCATGCCTGAAATGCAAAGACCGTTGTCCCGGATTCAGTTTACATGTTTGGAAGTAAGTGAATTCCTTTAGTATCAAAATAGCACAAATACTCACCAGCTTAGAGGTAGATAATTCGCATATTCGTCTTGCCACGTCTGCAAGTGTGCGATAACCGATTTATTGAACGTTTGTATGCCATTCGCGAAGGCAATTATAATTTGACACCTCATATTTGAGTTTTACACTTGTGAGGTGTTACTTTCGCAACTTCTGTCCACTTAGAAAACGCACGTTTACCGGGATGCTAACGACATTATTGTCTGTAGAACAATATATGGGGGAAAGTCATGTAAACACTACTTTGTCTTTTTAAGTTTCGCATTCGCAAGCCATGACTCGTTCCGAAATGGgagctttttcttcttctgttaTTTTTAATTCAGCACATTTAGCGATTTTTTTCTAGTCGAGACAGCACCGTAAATTCAACTCAAGTTTAGTTATCAAAGTTTTTTTCTAGATAAAAACATCACGCAGATGAATTCCACAGCTAACCCGAGAATTGTATCAGTAAAAACTGTAGTATCTGAAAAGTATTTTGTCTGCGCTGTCTCAAGCTAGCTCCGTTCTAGTAAACACCGCATTACTATGCAAACCCTTTATACTTTATAATACGAACAATAAACGTACGTAATCAATTTGTTCCAATCTTCAACGTCAGGTTTATTTATCGGGCATTCACTTATCGCTTGGATGAGCCTATAGAAAAACACCTTCTAGTCGCGAGACATTAACAATCGAAACCGAGACGACGTCGAACTCTAAACGGCCTCTTAAAAATCAAACTCGACCCTTCTTTAATCTTCAAACTCGCGGCAAAATGATCGCCACGGCAACTTCGTTTGAACATAATCCAAAGAAACCGGCGCCTAAAAAGCCTCCAAGGCCTAGTATCGACAATCAAAGGTTGGTTCCTTTTATTACATCTGTAAAATATCGCATATAATATTAGCGTGTTAAGTCTGTTTTGTTAGCCCTTGGTTCCGTTGTTGCTGACATTGTAAAACGATTTCTAATCGATGAGGTTTCCTTAGAATAATGCTCATATGTTAAAAATTGCGAGTAGAGCTTTATGTTTGGTTACAAACTCGCGTGATTTCAAGAGAGTCGTTTGACAGATCGTGTGACAACACAGATTGCCGGTCTGGCCTGGGCTTCTCGTTATGAAATACTCATCAAGCAAACTAACATTTACAGTTTTACAGGTTTAAAACTCATTACCTTTAATTTCTCGCACAATTTATAGAAAGACAGTATTATATTCAATATCCGACTTTCCTTTATGATTTATGTATAAATTGTACATATGTAAAGATTTATGTCAAATATGCCGACCTCTATTAGTAAAAGTGTCTGATTTTGGTTTCTTGAACCAAATACACAGTTAACCATTAACCAGAATCTCACTATATCAGCGTTTTCTCTACTATTTACATAAAACTTCGATAAAATCTCTGTTTAACTTGAACAACCGCCCGTATCTTTCTCTCTTTGCTCCCATGCCGAGCTCCTCTTTGTCCGAAATACAATCCCAATTGAAAATGTCACATTTTAGCAAACATAAATAATCAATATCCCTTTTTCAAACACATGAAAGTCACGATTTTCCGTTACGTATTTTACTCCATGTTAATTTTGCGTGGGAAGACAGACGTTTGGTCGAGTGTTTCCGTTTAAAATCATTGGATATTCAACAAGTGTTTTTATGTTCGAGTACCCAGTGTCTGGCAAACAATACATCAAATTGATTTTGTACTCAACTCTCTGCAAATCCTAAAGTAGAGGAAACAGAGTCTTTGAAAGAGCTCATAGTATCATCATAGTGGAACAGACAATAAATAGGCTTATGCTGATGAGATTTTAATTTAAAGCAAGTGATTTTGATTATGGGTGCGCCCGGAAGTTGAGCATAATTATAATACAATTTTCGAATATGGTCGTCGAACTCATGTCGAAGATACAaggatctttttttatttcattgacAGGTATTAACTTGCGCGCTAGTCTTTTTATCCCATTTCTTATATTTTCACTTTCCTAGTCTTGTCATTTTAACCGCGTGATAAACAAaaggtttttatttaaatattgtcctttaagtatttttaaataattagCTCTCCCTATTCTAAATCACAAAAGAGAATTGTTTGCAGTGTCTTGTTTTTGACGGTTTTCAACCATCCCTTTGTGTTTTCCAGAAGTTTCGAAACCACAATGTTAACCTTTAACCGAGCTATCAATTGTTGTCTCATTCATTGCTTAGTAGTTCGTCCTTTCGTTAGATTTTGTGTCGGCCAGTGGTTAAAAGCGATTGCTAATAAATTTAGTCATTATATTGGTAGTTGACAGTCAGCTGTTTTTAGTCTGTCCACGTGTAACACGGCAAGCCGTTCAATCCAAAAACTGAAAATATCCACGTTTTGACCACAGACCAAATTATCCAAATTagttttttaattattatttttttaatgatacgCTAATTAAATGTGAATCgcgcaagaaaaaaaactagtcaCGTGTTAAAAAAATCTTGCGCGCGGAAATCAAAGCGCGCAAAAAttcgatatttttatttttgcgcatgCTCACTGAACATATACACCTACTTCAAAATACGTTGTCAGCTTAGCGTGAATGGCAAATGTCATTTTCCACACCGCATTTCTGCTAACGGAAAGAAATTTCTTCATATATTTTCTGAATGGAGaaaatataatgaaaaatGGCTTTCCAAATCAAATTAACGACACATAACCGTAGCGGTCAGTTATTactaccatttgccatttgcactgggAACATTTCTTAAAAATTGTGCGTGTATCCATCTCATTTGAACAGGAGACAATTAAAGTGAATGACAATAAACGCACCAAAGCAGCGGACAAAAGGGATGGGGTAACAGTGCTAGATTGGCACTTTTCCCTAACTTTTGGGCCGGCATAAGCGGAAAGGGCTCTCTCAGCGTATTATGCAATGTACTAGAAGCGTAAGGAGGTCATTTAGTCTCGAATAGCTTTTGACTATTCTAGGAATGCCTAATCCAATCCATAGGCGTTCTAAAATTAGACTTTGTTCTATTTTGGATCAAGCGTGGCTATGCCAGGATTTCGCGCGCacatttttgttgttacaATACCAAAGAGATTGTTACGTGATGAATATTATAAATATTAGAGATACATTTTTGACTCATCATAACTTCGATCGCAGCTAGCATTTTTGTGAGCtttacttttttcttttgctttcGTTAGTCTGCAATAGAAATCAAATCACTCCTTGTATACATGCAAGTCAACTTTTAATGGGATTGCAAGTTAGACACAGATGTACTTGATCAATTTGCCTCAAAAGTGTATGAGAGCCTTGAGCTGTGCAAACAGCCTTAAGTTTCTGAGAAAACACGCAACAATGCTCAGCAATGCTCTTTGCATATCACCTATGCAGACATTTTTCGAGATTTCTGTTTACGCGCTTTCGAtatccaggcgcgtacccaggttTGGctgggggtgggtgggggggggggggggaactgTTCAGTCATAGGAACCGTATGGAAAAGCATAGCATTTAAAGATTCCATAATAAGAAAGGCCCcctttttggccaccaaggggggggggggggggtgaacccccctgtgtacaagACTACAAGACTGTCctcatacagtagaacctcgtTAATAAGGAAACCTCTAGGACCTACAACACCGTCCTTATACAATGGAACCTAGTTAATAAGGACATCACGAGGGCTAACAAGACGAGTGTCGTTATACGGTAAGACCGCGTTAATAAGGACAGCGCTAGGACTTACGAGTGTCGTTATACGGTAAGACCGCGTTAATAAGGAAACCTCTAGGACCTACAACACCGTCCTTATACAATGGAACCTAGTTAATAAGGACAGCGCTAGGACCTACAAGACTGTCAATAGACAGTAGAACATCGTTAATAAGGGCTCGAtgtgagatttttttttatcgcgaTTTTGTTAAAGAGTCTTAGTCAGTCCCAActctgttattgttttccGACACTTATCGGAAGAAAATTATGAAAATAATTCTCAAAATAACTTTCTGACGAtaaaatggaaatggatgctttctcatacttggataacaaaatggcggctggcaaAGACACCAAAAAAACTGTCGTAGAAAAGTGTCCTTATGAACAAGGCGTCCTTAGATCCGGGGTTTCACTAAAATAGCAAAGAATTCCATTGTAACTGCAAACATATGCCGAGCCTGTTTGGAATGCATTTTGTCTGTCAAGTGTATAAATCGGGCGCCTTCGTGCCAATAAGGATCGCACTACAAGGGCACGAATATACTCTGCGCATTGTTTGCAAGCGCTGCGTTGATCAAATGGTTTCTTAAACCTCAGGAAAATGCGATGCAGGTGTTACACATTCCAAAGGGAGATAAGTTAAAAAGAGGATGAAGTAAAGAACTCCTAATACAGTTATGCCGATATTTATAATacttgggcttcctgtgcctGGCGAACATGGTTCGCCAAGAAGTTGTCGAGTGTTTTGGTTTTTCCTTTCTTCCATATAAGTAAATACCCATATTCCATATATTTGTTAACTTTCAGTTACCATTATTCCAACAAGCAAGAATTACTTGATAATGTTTGTACCCACTCTCCTCGCGCATATCACACAGGGCACAGGAATCCCAACTTATTTTGAACTTTAAGATAAGAGATAGGCATTTGGAGGCTAGGGTTATTAAGATGGCACAGGAATTGAAAGATTTTGTTCAGCTGGCCACTTAATCGCTGCATTGCTTCGCCAAGATTGTTGCGTGATTTCCAAACGTTGGTTGCGCCACGAGTCTATTCCCTCATCGTAATCTTGTGGAAATTGGCTTTGATTGACGTCCGCCTAAACGAAGTGTGTGACTTGAAATTCAGCACTAAAAGACCCCTCCTCCGTGAAGGAAATTTTGATgagatttttttccaaaatcctacatttttttctcaattcGCGAGTGTGAGAATGTAGTGTGTTTTTGTGCGCAGTACTTGGGGGAAAACCTAGCTTTAATCCGTGTGTAGGATAAACTCACAGGAGTTGAGGGCCTAAGGATTAAGAGTCGTTAACAAACAGGCGATTTGGGTCGTCGAGATCTTTAAGTGGCCATTCAGGTGAGCTCTTGGTGGCCTAAGGAATTAGAAGGCGATTTAGGGATACTTTTCGTGTTTTAGAGCGTGACAGTTTCTTTCCTTGTCCCGTTTCCCTTACATATACTGATAAGCCTGAACTAGGAGGGGACATTTTGAGTGGTAACAAGCGTGTTTGATTGCCCATGATCATTCACCAACAAGCTATTCATTTACAACGCACCATACGGATCAGATCAGAAAAAGAGATTCGCTAAGTGGAGTTGGCGTCGCTGCTTAAGCCACAGATAAATCATTGACACGAAAGAGGAAAGGGCACTAAAAACTTCACCGTGATTAAACATTAGCCAGCATTTCTGGCATCTCCTCGCCCTCCCTTTCACTCGATTGAccacaaaacaaaggaaagTTGGCCGACTACCTCGTGCACTTCCCGACATCATGTGTAAACGGCGCCGGTAATAATATCTATTTTATAGCTGCATTTTCGCGGTGTTTACACGGAACATAAAAGTGCgacgctaccgtgaccacacATTATTTTACAGTGTAGTTAATGCATTAAGAATTCAAGAAACGAATTGATTGCTCATGCTGTTTGCCCATGCATTGCTAGATCAGTTTGCCAAAGTTTCCTTCGTTTTGCGGTCAGCCCAGCGTAGGCGGTGCAGCGAAGCTAGCCGATGTTTGCGCGGGGCGTACAGTTTTTAGTGCTCTCACGCCTCTTCTATGTCAAGTACCGGGCTGTCTGTAGGCGTGACCTTATCAAAGTTCACATTCTTGTGGCGCTTATGACTTTGGTGTAGGGTTCCATAACGGCAGTTAGAGAGTCTGCGCCCAGACTCGTGAGTCATAGCTGCCTGTTGTCGGTGTTATGGACAGCGATTCACTTCTAACCGAGATCGCACTGGGTAACTCAGAATGAACCTCAGCGTGCGAGGCTTTCGTCGCTGGATCATCGTGCTTTAGAAAAAATTGCTTTCTTCTCAACGCCAGTTGTTAAAGTAAGATTGCTGTTATGAATCGCACTCATAACGAATGCCTTGTCTCATTCGCAAGCCACTGATATCGCAATCACACATGCACTTCTAAGTTAATTAGATAAGAAGGAAGCCATTCAACAGCTATCGTGATTGGACATTCTGTAGTGATTGACTCAAGGGAAGCCATTGCTCAGTTTTTGTGTTGCAGTGTTAAGTCGCCAATTTTTAGTTCTGCGAACAAATACCAATAACCTTTGCATAAATAGATTTGATAAAAGAATTCTGAAGATGGATGGATACATACTCATTTTCTGAGCTTTGAATTTGTTGACAAATGTTAGCGTTTTGCTATCTGCGTGCAGAATAACTAGCTAGTGACAGATTGAGTGTCGTTCGGGCAATTATATCGTCATCCAGATCAAGGAGAAAATCATTATGCCAGTCCAACAGACGCAATCCTACCGTCATCGACAAAATATTTGCTTATCATGGTATCGTATAAGCGTGTTATATAAGTAGCTTTTACTTTAATAAGTAGTAATCGGTTCTTTAGAGTGCCAAAACcctttttttaatcagataagtTTATCCCTTAAACGGAGCGGGTGATTGTGAGAAATCCAATTTGAATGGGTCATCACACTTACTTTATTTGAATTCCAATGAGGAAATTAATCGAGGCATTTAATCGTGAGTATTTGGGGGATAGTTTGATTTAGCCATGGTGATATGCCAGTAGTTGTTAGCCTGGCTATGAGAAATGAAGACCCTGCCCACAGACGAAATAGTAGGGTCTTACATGCTTCTGTGTCCATATTTTTCATAGAATTATCACATGTCCGAAATGGAAAGTATTTTTATTAGCAATGTATACACGCAAAATTTCCAAGTTTACAATGTCTGTATAAGATGCCGTGACTTGTGAAAGCATGCGCAAATTAAATGCCCgcttgctaaaaaaaaacacaaggaaATAACACAACACAAATGCACGACGTCACGCCGGCTGACAATCACACACGTGACTGGGGTCCTTCATTGCCGGTATCTTGGCTTATGGCAAGGGATTGATTTGCGGTCCCTGTCCCTTTCGAAATTCCCTCTGAAAGgggtttgtttttttctaaaatcacGTAATCTCCCGCGCAGCAGTTCTTTGTGTCTGTCACGCAACGCTTCTGTCGGTCACGCAACGTGGAGATGGAAGCATTGCGTGACCGACTCAAAGATCGGCTGCGCGGGGACTAGGAATCACGCAGTAACCTTAATTATATGCACAACTTGTGTCTACAGGAAAGCTTGTCAATATTGCAAGTGTCCACGGGAGGATCACGACATTCAGAACGAGGCTAACGAAACCATGGACATCAACACAAGAATAAACGGCATCGAGTTCCAAGTGCGCGGGCTCAAGCTGGACAGCAGCGCTGCCAACTACTATGACGATcttccaccaccaccaccccctcaGTTAGAAAATGACTTCCCGCCCCCTCCACCGCCAATGAACTATCGAGAAGACTTTCTTGATTTGAACTCTATTGAAAATGAGGTGTCGAGCCTGCCACCACCGCCAAAGGTGATCAGCGGTGGTTTCCCGAAATATTTGTGGACACCTTCTGGCTTGAGTCAAAGTCAGGTGAGATCGAGAAACAGAGCAAACGGGAAAACGCatgcccgtacccagggggatgcagggggtgcgaacccccctacaacggccgaaggtccactttcggttcccaatggacgtgctatttgtagacaaaaccaTAAAGCATTAGCTAGATAACTCTAGTATGTAGCCATATCCGACAATAGACGTCCCATAGAGATACTGCAACGCATAAAagaatccctttttgttctttcgaggatggtcagatttttatcattccatccccccccccccccggaaaagtTAGGTCCTTTTTTCCGGATTTCGCACccacccaagaaaaatcctgggtacgggcctgaacgTGTTACAAAAATAGTGGTATCTACATTATGCGGCCACCAACTCTGTTAAGCTATAGCCAACGTTTGTTAAGGTGGTGTTGCACTGGTGATGCAACAAAAACGTTTCGCGATAAATTGTAACGTAATCATTCTGACATGTTGCCAAACAAATGTATCGCGGAATAACTTTCCAGATATtcgtcattttgtttttgaagcGGGTTAAAAACCACGCAACATGTTGCCGAGTAAAATGGTGCGCGAAAGGTTGTGTTGCGCGACATGTTACACGGTCAAAAACTTTCCACGATACAAAGTGTCGCGAAAAGTTTTTGTTGAATGTTATCCCGTGTAACATCACGTTTTAGCTAATAAAGGCAATGTTGGCGAACAGCTTTGTAGCAGCTCACAGCATAGCGCAAATAAACATCTCCAGCAATAAAGACCAGCAATAAAGACCAGCAATAAAGACCAGCAATAAAGACCAGCAATAAAGACCAGCAATAAAGACCAGCAATAAAGACCAGCAATAAAGACCAACAATAAAGACCAGCAATAAAGACCAACAATAAAGACAAGCAATAAGGACCAGCAATAAAGACCAGCAATAAAGACCAGCAATAAAGACCAACAATAAAGACCAGCAATAAAGACCAACAATAAAGACCAACAATAAAGACCAGCAAATAAAGACAAGCAATAAAGACAAGCAATAAAGACCAGCAATAAAGACCAGCAATAAAGACCAGCAATAAAGACCAGCAATAAAGACCAGCAATAAAGACCAGCAATAAAGACAAGCAATAAAGACAAGCAATAAAGACAAGCAATAAAGACAAGCAATAAAGACCAGCAATAAAGACCAGCAATAAAGACAAGCAAATAATGACCAGAAATGGGTCTTCAGCAATGTTTGCGCTGTTTACACGAGACGTTATGTCCCAcgtacgtttttttttctcttgcgacccgtctcgcaaaaaaataactgcAAGTCGCACGTGCATTTTTTTTGCGTGTGACGCCCCCTTTGCAatttgttttgcatttctcGAAGCCGCACGAAAAGTAGAAAGCTCTTCTGCTTTCTGAAACAAACTTCACGTGTGACATGAcgcgtgcgacctgcaacaatttttttgcgagacaagttgcagCCGAAAAGTCTACATGTGACAGGGCCTCTACAGtgcaacgcgcgctaccgtgaccacacTATTGCCAtgcaacgcgcgctaccgtaaCCACACTATTGCCAtgcaacgcgcgctaccgtgaccacacTATTGCCAtgcaacgcgcgctaccgtaaCCACACTATTGCCAACAATCCTCAAATGTGAGGGGCAGGCTGTAATCGGTAAAAAGTATTGCCAtgcaacgcgcgctaccgtgaccacacTATTGCCAtgcaacgcgcgctaccgtgaccacacTATTGCCAGTGAAATGAAGCCAATAAGAACGCGAGATACGGCTGATTGACTAGCTTTACGGCGTCATCATCTTAATGATGAAAATCGTGTTTGTCACTGTAATCCTTCCTTGTTGTATTGATTGGCTATTTGACCGGGCTCGACGCTTGCTAGATAAGATGGGCCCATATCACTATTGAGCGTGAAGAAACGCTCACCACCATCAAGTGATCTCTACATACTACATGTGAGAAACGATGTTACACTCCTTTTCAGTCTCACCTTCTCACGTGCATCCTTGTGCCTTTAGTTTACGAGTCACAACTGTGTTTTGGTTGACGTTCATCATGACTTTTGAATTTTCCTAATTCTGCCACACCTGTCAAAGCTTTAAATCGATCACAATCAAAGCAACATACAAGAGGATCTTCTTCTTAGCTACTGTCACCGAGAAAATACCGATGATAATAAAGCCAGCGATTGAATAAAGTTCGAATTGTTTCTTAGCTTTGCGATGTTGTTGATTTAGTGGGTAGGTGCGCATGTATCTCTTGGCTGCTTTTTTGAGGCTTGGTGCTTTGCAgcgctctctcattggttagTTATGGCTGCCGTAACTTCGAAATGTCTTCCGGCACCAAAAACCATTCGCGACTTGTAAACgaaaaacacaaaaggtgCACGTGTGACTGAAAACGCGCGAAGGCGACTCGGGGTTAACTGTTTTCAATTCATATTGAATCCATTTTTGTAGCTCTTCAATATGAACGGAGTTCTTGAAAAAAATTTCCTTAATTCGCTAGATACATAATGTCCAACAAGAAAAGGTATCAACTTCTAGTATATTTATCaacttttttgcattttttcttcACAGGTTGAACTATACATGAAAGAACTACCTCCACAAAAAGTTCCCATCAAGGATTCTCCAGGGTCCAAATACTATAGGGCTCAGATGGCGTACCAATTACCGGTCCAAGACAGAGACCCTGAAAAACTGAGCACCTTTTCCGCAGCTCATAGAGAATCATTTATGCAGTTCAATTCCAGCGCGGATAACgcgaggggagagggggtggtCAAGGTGCCGTTTGGCCGGCGACAGGTGAGTCTTTAGAGACGCAGCTCTAGAGCttataaaaatgatttattttgaaaacccTGGTTTTCACTTGAATTCGAGGTCTGCTACAGGCTCTTAAAATATTGCGCAGTCAGTTGTCGCATATCTTCATCCAGTTTTTGATAATCCcttcagcatatttttttttactgatttTAAGTCATTGTTCACATTCACCAATTTTTTCTTCCCCCCCTAGCGTTGCGCCCGCTGTAGCCACCCAATCCTGCGCAGTGAACCAGCGGTCGTCGCCGAAAACATAGGCGCGGAAGCCTCGTTTCACCCAGGATGCTTCACGTGCGAGACATGCAATGAGCTCCTAGTAGAACTGACGTATTTCCAGCACGCTGACAAGGTGTACTGCGGGCGTCATTTTGCTGAGCTACAGAAGTCGCGTTGCGGGGGTTGTGACGAGGTATCACGTAATATTTGATATACGTTGTATCTATTGTGTTCAAGCTTAAAAATCCCTTGTCACGCGGTGCGGAGCTCCAGAGTTCAGTCAAGCGTGTCTTGTTTGCCCACGAGGAGCGAAACCAAAACTCAACTTTTGAAGCGCTTTTCTTCTCGTTtgctctttttattttctcttggcTACTAACAATGAATAACCCTCCAAAAGAGCAGGAATGTGCAGTAAAAATAAGTTCAAATTATGAACGATAGCACAACTAAAGAGTCTTACTAACGACGCAATGTTACGGCGTGTTTTCATCTTGAAGTTTGAATTTTATTCAGAGGAAAGAGGGCGGAGCcaagcccttttatagtgcgggagccaagcccttttatagtgcgggagccaagcccttttatagtgcgggagcc from Nematostella vectensis chromosome 14, jaNemVect1.1, whole genome shotgun sequence carries:
- the LOC5512849 gene encoding testin isoform X1 — its product is MSYARSINVRKKQPHEMYGDALESDEIQMMSERTAASKKGILLQDIDEGKPCLKCKDRCPGFSLHVWKKACQYCKCPREDHDIQNEANETMDINTRINGIEFQVRGLKLDSSAANYYDDLPPPPPPQLENDFPPPPPPMNYREDFLDLNSIENEVSSLPPPPKVISGGFPKYLWTPSGLSQSQVELYMKELPPQKVPIKDSPGSKYYRAQMAYQLPVQDRDPEKLSTFSAAHRESFMQFNSSADNARGEGVVKVPFGRRQRCARCSHPILRSEPAVVAENIGAEASFHPGCFTCETCNELLVELTYFQHADKVYCGRHFAELQKSRCGGCDELIFTGEYTVAMNKNWHLGHFQCQTCDHSITGRQFIVRGDKPVCTDCFKDSYAHECEACHQKIGPESRDISSDDDRHWHDKCFICDICRRPLKSDGKFTFYRDQILCNNCYVANYQKECFACGQMIDSGASRLEYSGNFWHENCFRCANCGEAIGTSGFVPKDDTFFCPGCYQSKFSKRCASCGEPLLEGGVLYNGETWHKACFSCYFCHRSLASAAFSVRDGCRYCMECYGKFYAKQCEICLKAIVGGEYYTLEESNFHKECFMCSRCGRSLASEGFVREGDELLCGDCAD
- the LOC5512849 gene encoding testin isoform X2; amino-acid sequence: MIATATSFEHNPKKPAPKKPPRPSIDNQRKACQYCKCPREDHDIQNEANETMDINTRINGIEFQVRGLKLDSSAANYYDDLPPPPPPQLENDFPPPPPPMNYREDFLDLNSIENEVSSLPPPPKVISGGFPKYLWTPSGLSQSQVELYMKELPPQKVPIKDSPGSKYYRAQMAYQLPVQDRDPEKLSTFSAAHRESFMQFNSSADNARGEGVVKVPFGRRQRCARCSHPILRSEPAVVAENIGAEASFHPGCFTCETCNELLVELTYFQHADKVYCGRHFAELQKSRCGGCDELIFTGEYTVAMNKNWHLGHFQCQTCDHSITGRQFIVRGDKPVCTDCFKDSYAHECEACHQKIGPESRDISSDDDRHWHDKCFICDICRRPLKSDGKFTFYRDQILCNNCYVANYQKECFACGQMIDSGASRLEYSGNFWHENCFRCANCGEAIGTSGFVPKDDTFFCPGCYQSKFSKRCASCGEPLLEGGVLYNGETWHKACFSCYFCHRSLASAAFSVRDGCRYCMECYGKFYAKQCEICLKAIVGGEYYTLEESNFHKECFMCSRCGRSLASEGFVREGDELLCGDCAD